Proteins encoded by one window of Sardina pilchardus chromosome 7, fSarPil1.1, whole genome shotgun sequence:
- the LOC134087994 gene encoding NACHT, LRR and PYD domains-containing protein 3-like isoform X2, which produces MSQHGASAGGHGHARPVDERTHSPAPSCVSMKSDRSKDEIIDFREGGSHPDARSVDERTHSPAPSCVSMKSHRSKDEIIDFREGGSHPEASIQQEEQTIHPTLSKAYQEDLSTLFKKLEEKVMSFMKTELKRFKKLLSHDYPESPCDEEEDEEDQRDARDGALKIAVHILRNMSQEILAQQLEKYGLLPRCQQELKYRLARKCQSVCEGIPKQGKSTFLEKIYTELYITEGESVEVNTEHEVRQIEMVSKRQVTQEEKAIKYTDIFKPLPGQDKPIRTVLTKGVAGIGKTVSVQKFILDWTEGKANQNIHFIFPLPFRELNLMKDKNFTLLDFIHHFFTETKDFAFSNKDRYNIAFIFDGLDESRLPLDFQHNECIYSLTESASVDVLLTNLIQGNLLPSALVWITSRPAAANQIPPECVNQVTEVRGFSDPQKEEYFRKKITEVQLANTIITHLKSSRSLYIMCHIPVFCWMAATVLECIMTEAESGEIPKYLTQMYTHFLIIQSKHRSQKYENMWNQKTILSLGKLAFQQLEKGNLIFYDEDLRECGIDVRQASVYSGVCTQIFREEAGLYQGKVFCFVHLSIQEFLAALYVFLTFQNRGVNILDQQPRAAGSILKTKNENINDLYKTAVDLALNSEHGHLDLFLRFLLGLSLESNQKYLQDLQPRSGGSSLHTEETVKYIKENIRETTTPERCINLFHCLNELNDHSLVEEVQGYLRKGNTSRENLSLSQLSALAFVLLMSDQELEEFDLQDYGGYLSPARSDAGLLRMLPVVKASKRVKLRGCSLTVESCAALSSALRSNSSSLRQLNLSYNNVGDSGVELLSTGLEHPNCRLETLGLQECSLTVKSCAALSSALRSNSSSLRQLHLSSNKVGDSGVELLSTGLEHPNCRLETLGLQGCSLTVESCAALSSALRSNSSSLRQLNLSGNNVGDSGVELLSTGLEHPNCRLETLGLQGCSLTVKSCAALSSALRSNSSSLRQLNLRHNNVGDSGVELLSTGLEHPNCRLETLELQQCSLTVKSCAALSSALRSNSSSLRQLILSSNNVGDSGVELLSTGLEHPNCRLETLELQFCNLTERSCSSLAAALRSNPSSLRQLDLRYNKLQQSGVELLSALQRDPTYKLTTLQY; this is translated from the exons ATGAGTCAGCATGGAGCCTCTGCTGGTGGCCATGGACATGCAAG GCCAGTGGATGAGAGGACACACTCCCCtgcacccagctgtgtgtccatgaagagcgaTCGGTCAAAGGATGAGATCATCGACTTCAGAGAAGGAGGCAGTCATCCTGATGCCAG GTCAGTGGATGAGAGGACACACTCCCCtgcacccagctgtgtgtccatgaagagccATCGCTCAAAGGATGAGATTATCGActtcagagagggaggcagtcATCCTGAAGCCAG CATCCAACAGGAAGAACAAACAATTCATCCGACCCTCAGCAAAGCCTATCAAGAAGACCTGTCTACATtattcaag AAGCTTGAGGAAAAAGTCATGTCCTTCATGAAGACGGAACTGAAGAGATTCAAGAAGCTCCTGAGTCATGATTACCCAGAATCCCcttgtgatgaagaggaggatgaggaggaccaGAGAGATGCCAGAGATGGAGCTTTGAAGATTGCAGTGCACATCCTGAGGAACATGAGTCAGGAGATCCTCGCTCAGCAGCTGGAGAAAT ATGGACTGCTTCCTAGATGTCAACAAGAGCTCAAATATAGGCTAGCAAGGAAGTGTCAGAGTGTATGTGAAGGCATCCCAAAGCAAGGAAAGTCTACTTTTCTGgagaagatctacacagagctctacatcacagaagGGGAAAGTGTAGAGGTGAATACTGAACATGAAGTCAGACAGATTGAGATGGTATCCAAGAGACAAGTAACACAGGAGGAAAAAGCAATCAAATATACggacatcttcaagcccttacctggacaggaCAAACCCATCAGAACAGTGCTTACAAAGGGAgtggctggcattggaaaaacagtctctgtgcagaagttcattctggactggactgaaggcaaagcaaatcaaaacatccatttcatatttcctcttccttttcgTGAGTTGAATCTGATGAAGGACAAAAACTTCACCCTTTTGGACTTCATTCATCATTTCTTCACTGAAACAAAAGACTTTGCCTTCTCCAACAAGGACCGATACAACATTGCCTttatctttgatggtctggacgAAAGCAGACTTCCTCTGGATTTCCAGCACAATGAATGCATCTACAGCCTAACAGAATCTGCCTCTGTGGATGTCCTTCTCACAAACCTGATCCAGGGgaatctgcttccctctgctcttgTTTGGATCACCTCCCGACctgcagcagccaatcaaatccctCCAGAGTGTGTGAATCAGGTAACAGAAGTCCGGGGTTTCAGTGACCCACAGAAggaggagtacttcaggaagaaaaTCACAGAAGTGCAGCTGGCAAACACAAtcatcacacacctgaagtcatcccggagcctctacatcatgtgccacattccagtcttctgttggatggCAGCCACTGTTCTGGAGTGCATCATGACTGaagcagagagtggagagatTCCAAAGTATTtgactcaaatgtacacacacttcctgatcaTACAATCCAAACATAGGAGTCAGAAGTATGAAAACATGTGGAACCAGAAGACCATTCTGTCACTGGGGAAACTGGCTTTTCAACAGCTGGAGAAGGGCAATCTGATCTTCTATGATgaggacctgagagagtgtggaatAGATGTCAGACAAGCATCAGTGTACTCAGGAGTGTGCactcagatcttcagagaggaggctgggcTGTACCAGGGGAAAGTGTTCTGCTTTGTTCATCTGAGCATTCAGGAGTTTCTAGCAGCTCTATATGTGTTCCTCACATTTCAGAACAGAGGAGTCAATATACTGGATCAACAACCAAGAGCTGCTGGTTCAATTCTGAAGACAAAGAATGAAAACATCAATGACCTATACAAGACTGCAGTGGATCTGGCATTAAACAGTGAGCATGGACACCTGGATCTTTTCCTGAGGTTTCTTCTGGGCCTCTCATTGGAGTCCAATCAGAAATACTTACAAGACCTGCAGCCAAGGTCAGGAGGCAGCTCAttacacacagaggaaacagtcAAGTACATCAAGGAGAATATCAGAGAAACCACCACCCCAGAGAGATGCATCAACCTGttccactgtctgaatgaaCTGAATGACCACTCTCTGGTGGAGGAGGTCCAGGGCTACTTGAGGAAGGGCAACACATCAAGAgagaatctctctctttcccagctGTCAGCTCTGGCTTTTGTGCTGCTGATGTCAGACCAGGAACTGGAGGAGTTTGACCTGCAGGATTATGGGGGATATCTTTCACCTGCCAGATCAGATGCAGGTCTGCTGCGGATGCTGCCAGTGGTCAAAGCATCTAAAAGAGTCAA gctgaggggttgttccctcacagtggagagctgtgcagctttatcttcagctctcagatcaaactcttccagtctgagacagctgAACCTAAGTTACAATAATGTgggagattcaggagtggagctgctttctactggtctggagcatccaaactgtagactggagacactggg gctgCAGGAATGTTCCCTCACAGTGAAGAGCTGTGCAGCTTTATcttcagctctcagatcaaactcttccagtctgagacagctgCACCTGAGTAGCAATAAAGTgggagattcaggagtggagctgctttctactggtctggagcatccaaactgtagactggagacactggg gctgcagggttgttccctcacagtggagagctgtgcagctttatcttcagctctcagatcaaactcttccagtctgagacagctgAACCTGAGTGGCAATAATGTgggagattcaggagtggagctgctttctactggtctggagcatccaaactgtagactggagacactggg gctgcagggttgttccctcacagtgaagagctgtgcagctttatcttcagctctcagatcaaactcttccagtctgagacagctgAACCTGAGACACAATAATGTgggagattcaggagtggagctgctttctactggtctggagcatccaaactgtagactggagacactgga gctgCAGCAATGTTCCCTCACAGTGAAGAGCTGTGCAGCTTTATcttcagctctcagatcaaactCTTCCAGTCTGAGACAGTTGATCCTGAGCAGCAATAATG
- the LOC134087994 gene encoding NACHT, LRR and PYD domains-containing protein 3-like isoform X1, translating into MSQHGASAGGHGHARPVDERTHSPAPSCVSMKSDRSKDEIIDFREGGSHPDARSVDERTHSPAPSCVSMKSHRSKDEIIDFREGGSHPEASIQQEEQTIHPTLSKAYQEDLSTLFKKLEEKVMSFMKTELKRFKKLLSHDYPESPCDEEEDEEDQRDARDGALKIAVHILRNMSQEILAQQLEKYGLLPRCQQELKYRLARKCQSVCEGIPKQGKSTFLEKIYTELYITEGESVEVNTEHEVRQIEMVSKRQVTQEEKAIKYTDIFKPLPGQDKPIRTVLTKGVAGIGKTVSVQKFILDWTEGKANQNIHFIFPLPFRELNLMKDKNFTLLDFIHHFFTETKDFAFSNKDRYNIAFIFDGLDESRLPLDFQHNECIYSLTESASVDVLLTNLIQGNLLPSALVWITSRPAAANQIPPECVNQVTEVRGFSDPQKEEYFRKKITEVQLANTIITHLKSSRSLYIMCHIPVFCWMAATVLECIMTEAESGEIPKYLTQMYTHFLIIQSKHRSQKYENMWNQKTILSLGKLAFQQLEKGNLIFYDEDLRECGIDVRQASVYSGVCTQIFREEAGLYQGKVFCFVHLSIQEFLAALYVFLTFQNRGVNILDQQPRAAGSILKTKNENINDLYKTAVDLALNSEHGHLDLFLRFLLGLSLESNQKYLQDLQPRSGGSSLHTEETVKYIKENIRETTTPERCINLFHCLNELNDHSLVEEVQGYLRKGNTSRENLSLSQLSALAFVLLMSDQELEEFDLQDYGGYLSPARSDAGLLRMLPVVKASKRVKLRGCSLTVESCAALSSALRSNSSSLRQLNLSYNNVGDSGVELLSTGLEHPNCRLETLGLQECSLTVKSCAALSSALRSNSSSLRQLHLSSNKVGDSGVELLSTGLEHPNCRLETLGLQGCSLTVESCAALSSALRSNSSSLRQLNLSGNNVGDSGVELLSTGLEHPNCRLETLGLQGCSLTVKSCAALSSALRSNSSSLRQLNLRHNNVGDSGVELLSTGLEHPNCRLETLELQQCSLTVKSCAALSSALRSNSSSLRQLILSSNNVGDSGVELLSTGLEHPNCRLETLELQFCNLTERSCSSLAAALRSNPSSLRQLDLRYNKLQQSGVELLSALQRDPTYKLTTLHRY; encoded by the exons ATGAGTCAGCATGGAGCCTCTGCTGGTGGCCATGGACATGCAAG GCCAGTGGATGAGAGGACACACTCCCCtgcacccagctgtgtgtccatgaagagcgaTCGGTCAAAGGATGAGATCATCGACTTCAGAGAAGGAGGCAGTCATCCTGATGCCAG GTCAGTGGATGAGAGGACACACTCCCCtgcacccagctgtgtgtccatgaagagccATCGCTCAAAGGATGAGATTATCGActtcagagagggaggcagtcATCCTGAAGCCAG CATCCAACAGGAAGAACAAACAATTCATCCGACCCTCAGCAAAGCCTATCAAGAAGACCTGTCTACATtattcaag AAGCTTGAGGAAAAAGTCATGTCCTTCATGAAGACGGAACTGAAGAGATTCAAGAAGCTCCTGAGTCATGATTACCCAGAATCCCcttgtgatgaagaggaggatgaggaggaccaGAGAGATGCCAGAGATGGAGCTTTGAAGATTGCAGTGCACATCCTGAGGAACATGAGTCAGGAGATCCTCGCTCAGCAGCTGGAGAAAT ATGGACTGCTTCCTAGATGTCAACAAGAGCTCAAATATAGGCTAGCAAGGAAGTGTCAGAGTGTATGTGAAGGCATCCCAAAGCAAGGAAAGTCTACTTTTCTGgagaagatctacacagagctctacatcacagaagGGGAAAGTGTAGAGGTGAATACTGAACATGAAGTCAGACAGATTGAGATGGTATCCAAGAGACAAGTAACACAGGAGGAAAAAGCAATCAAATATACggacatcttcaagcccttacctggacaggaCAAACCCATCAGAACAGTGCTTACAAAGGGAgtggctggcattggaaaaacagtctctgtgcagaagttcattctggactggactgaaggcaaagcaaatcaaaacatccatttcatatttcctcttccttttcgTGAGTTGAATCTGATGAAGGACAAAAACTTCACCCTTTTGGACTTCATTCATCATTTCTTCACTGAAACAAAAGACTTTGCCTTCTCCAACAAGGACCGATACAACATTGCCTttatctttgatggtctggacgAAAGCAGACTTCCTCTGGATTTCCAGCACAATGAATGCATCTACAGCCTAACAGAATCTGCCTCTGTGGATGTCCTTCTCACAAACCTGATCCAGGGgaatctgcttccctctgctcttgTTTGGATCACCTCCCGACctgcagcagccaatcaaatccctCCAGAGTGTGTGAATCAGGTAACAGAAGTCCGGGGTTTCAGTGACCCACAGAAggaggagtacttcaggaagaaaaTCACAGAAGTGCAGCTGGCAAACACAAtcatcacacacctgaagtcatcccggagcctctacatcatgtgccacattccagtcttctgttggatggCAGCCACTGTTCTGGAGTGCATCATGACTGaagcagagagtggagagatTCCAAAGTATTtgactcaaatgtacacacacttcctgatcaTACAATCCAAACATAGGAGTCAGAAGTATGAAAACATGTGGAACCAGAAGACCATTCTGTCACTGGGGAAACTGGCTTTTCAACAGCTGGAGAAGGGCAATCTGATCTTCTATGATgaggacctgagagagtgtggaatAGATGTCAGACAAGCATCAGTGTACTCAGGAGTGTGCactcagatcttcagagaggaggctgggcTGTACCAGGGGAAAGTGTTCTGCTTTGTTCATCTGAGCATTCAGGAGTTTCTAGCAGCTCTATATGTGTTCCTCACATTTCAGAACAGAGGAGTCAATATACTGGATCAACAACCAAGAGCTGCTGGTTCAATTCTGAAGACAAAGAATGAAAACATCAATGACCTATACAAGACTGCAGTGGATCTGGCATTAAACAGTGAGCATGGACACCTGGATCTTTTCCTGAGGTTTCTTCTGGGCCTCTCATTGGAGTCCAATCAGAAATACTTACAAGACCTGCAGCCAAGGTCAGGAGGCAGCTCAttacacacagaggaaacagtcAAGTACATCAAGGAGAATATCAGAGAAACCACCACCCCAGAGAGATGCATCAACCTGttccactgtctgaatgaaCTGAATGACCACTCTCTGGTGGAGGAGGTCCAGGGCTACTTGAGGAAGGGCAACACATCAAGAgagaatctctctctttcccagctGTCAGCTCTGGCTTTTGTGCTGCTGATGTCAGACCAGGAACTGGAGGAGTTTGACCTGCAGGATTATGGGGGATATCTTTCACCTGCCAGATCAGATGCAGGTCTGCTGCGGATGCTGCCAGTGGTCAAAGCATCTAAAAGAGTCAA gctgaggggttgttccctcacagtggagagctgtgcagctttatcttcagctctcagatcaaactcttccagtctgagacagctgAACCTAAGTTACAATAATGTgggagattcaggagtggagctgctttctactggtctggagcatccaaactgtagactggagacactggg gctgCAGGAATGTTCCCTCACAGTGAAGAGCTGTGCAGCTTTATcttcagctctcagatcaaactcttccagtctgagacagctgCACCTGAGTAGCAATAAAGTgggagattcaggagtggagctgctttctactggtctggagcatccaaactgtagactggagacactggg gctgcagggttgttccctcacagtggagagctgtgcagctttatcttcagctctcagatcaaactcttccagtctgagacagctgAACCTGAGTGGCAATAATGTgggagattcaggagtggagctgctttctactggtctggagcatccaaactgtagactggagacactggg gctgcagggttgttccctcacagtgaagagctgtgcagctttatcttcagctctcagatcaaactcttccagtctgagacagctgAACCTGAGACACAATAATGTgggagattcaggagtggagctgctttctactggtctggagcatccaaactgtagactggagacactgga gctgCAGCAATGTTCCCTCACAGTGAAGAGCTGTGCAGCTTTATcttcagctctcagatcaaactCTTCCAGTCTGAGACAGTTGATCCTGAGCAGCAATAATG